A genome region from Christensenella minuta includes the following:
- the aroB gene encoding 3-dehydroquinate synthase encodes MRNVFVDAENGKYDIVIGNGILSDAPLKNYTDYAIVTDDVVHPLFGKYFPDAKWIILSSGEASKSMRNLEMIYQKLMEYGIDRRGAVAALGGGVVGDIAGFAAATFKRGVAFIQYPTTLLAQVDSSVGGKVAVNLEGGKNMVGAFYQPAAVIADTGALETLDSRQYAAGMAEVIKYAYIYDKNLHKTLMDSSGRIEDIIGRCCEIKADYVKRDPYDTGARMQLNYGHTIGHALETVAGYGTFLHGEAVAMGMIYAARLGEALGVSPKGLAEDTQILLKKYGLPVSAEPGILEEALKILLADKKAEGSRISFVLIDEIGHAVTPKLEAGEIQKIVKELCL; translated from the coding sequence ATGAGAAATGTTTTCGTGGATGCAGAGAATGGAAAATATGATATAGTAATAGGAAACGGCATTCTGTCAGATGCCCCCCTGAAAAACTATACGGATTATGCAATTGTTACGGACGATGTGGTACATCCGCTTTTCGGGAAGTATTTTCCTGATGCAAAATGGATCATCCTGTCTTCCGGCGAGGCATCGAAAAGTATGCGGAACCTGGAAATGATTTATCAGAAACTGATGGAATACGGGATTGACCGGAGGGGCGCCGTAGCGGCTCTGGGGGGCGGAGTCGTCGGAGATATTGCGGGTTTTGCGGCCGCGACGTTTAAACGCGGGGTCGCCTTCATACAATATCCGACGACGTTGCTGGCGCAAGTGGATAGTTCAGTCGGCGGGAAAGTCGCGGTAAACCTTGAAGGCGGTAAGAATATGGTAGGTGCGTTCTACCAGCCGGCCGCTGTAATTGCGGATACGGGGGCGCTTGAAACGCTTGATTCGCGCCAGTATGCGGCAGGAATGGCGGAAGTAATCAAATATGCGTATATCTATGATAAGAACCTGCATAAGACGCTTATGGACAGCAGCGGAAGGATCGAAGATATTATCGGAAGATGCTGTGAAATTAAAGCTGATTATGTAAAACGCGACCCGTATGATACAGGCGCGCGTATGCAGCTCAATTATGGGCATACGATCGGGCATGCGCTTGAAACAGTCGCCGGGTATGGAACATTTCTTCATGGCGAAGCAGTTGCGATGGGGATGATATATGCCGCACGGCTGGGAGAGGCGCTGGGCGTTTCACCGAAAGGACTTGCGGAGGACACGCAAATCCTACTTAAAAAGTATGGCTTGCCGGTTTCTGCGGAACCGGGTATCCTTGAAGAAGCGTTAAAAATCCTTCTGGCAGATAAAAAGGCGGAAGGCAGCCGGATCAGTTTTGTTTTGATCGATGAAATCGGGCATGCGGTGACGCCAAAACTGGAGGCCGGAGAAATCCAAAAAATAGTAAAGGAATTATGCCTATGA